The following are encoded in a window of Rhizobium sp. WYJ-E13 genomic DNA:
- a CDS encoding IS701 family transposase: MSVAGWSGSVLAWHRELDALKVRLGSVFGRRELRASCGAFLDGLLSGVERKTGWLMAEQAGLERPYRMQSLLGRSHWDADALRDTVRAYAIESLGDADGVLVVDETGFLKKGAHSVGVARQYSGTAGRIENCQIGVFLAYASRYGQTLIDRQLYLPKEWAEDEARRASAHVPQSQAFATKPAIAAKLIADALDAGVPCAWVLADALYGSDSKLRRMLESRGQPYVLAVRSNHCLRFVREQGIEQTDPETMADELKPEVWQSHAAGEGAKGLRLYDWARIPLSSRPDPQWERWLLIRRSRREPDARAYYFVFAPAGTELSELAGAAGLRWTVEECFQRAKDDLGLDHCEARSWHAWKRHMTLVMAAAAFLAKLGADLRRTAAGKPNETSPNPPIAA; encoded by the coding sequence ATGTCGGTTGCGGGTTGGTCCGGGTCGGTTCTGGCGTGGCATCGTGAGCTCGATGCCTTGAAGGTGCGGTTGGGCTCGGTCTTTGGTCGCCGAGAATTGCGCGCATCGTGCGGTGCCTTTCTGGATGGGTTGTTGTCGGGAGTAGAGCGCAAGACTGGCTGGCTGATGGCGGAACAGGCAGGACTGGAGCGCCCTTATCGGATGCAATCGCTGCTGGGGCGCAGCCATTGGGATGCTGACGCATTGCGCGATACGGTTCGCGCTTATGCAATAGAGTCTCTCGGTGACGCGGACGGCGTTCTTGTGGTCGATGAGACCGGCTTCCTGAAGAAAGGCGCCCATTCAGTCGGTGTCGCACGACAATATTCCGGCACGGCCGGCCGGATCGAGAACTGTCAGATCGGTGTTTTCCTTGCCTATGCAAGCCGCTACGGTCAGACCCTGATCGATCGGCAACTTTATCTACCGAAGGAGTGGGCCGAGGATGAAGCCCGCCGTGCTTCGGCTCACGTCCCCCAGTCCCAAGCCTTCGCGACCAAACCGGCCATTGCAGCCAAGCTCATTGCCGATGCGCTGGATGCCGGCGTGCCTTGTGCCTGGGTATTGGCGGATGCGCTTTATGGTTCGGATTCCAAGCTGCGCCGGATGCTGGAAAGCCGTGGCCAGCCTTATGTTCTGGCAGTGCGCTCCAATCATTGCCTGCGCTTTGTGCGTGAGCAAGGGATCGAGCAGACCGATCCCGAAACGATGGCTGATGAGTTGAAACCGGAGGTTTGGCAGAGCCATGCAGCAGGCGAAGGTGCCAAGGGTCTTCGGCTTTATGATTGGGCCCGTATTCCTCTCAGCTCTCGCCCGGATCCACAATGGGAGCGCTGGCTTCTGATCCGGCGCAGCCGACGCGAACCCGATGCGCGCGCCTATTACTTTGTCTTTGCGCCCGCCGGTACCGAATTGAGCGAATTGGCGGGCGCTGCCGGGCTGCGTTGGACCGTGGAAGAATGCTTCCAGCGTGCGAAGGACGATCTCGGCCTGGATCATTGCGAAGCGCGATCCTGGCATGCTTGGAAGCGGCACATGACGCTCGTCATGGCAGCCGCTGCATTCCTCGCCAAACTCGGCGCCGATCTACGCCGCACCGCTGCTGGCAAACCGAACGAAACGAGTCCAAACCCGCCAATCGCCGCCTGA
- a CDS encoding pseudouridine synthase, translating to MKGRHPPQKTRERNRPEAEPAGKRVTLPRALSKLGYCSRTQAERLIAESRVVIGDRVVTDPSTWVDLSTAIIKVDGRKIAAEARIYLMLNKPRGLVTTRHDPEGRPTVYDCLTDFDVPHLSPVGRLDRASEGLLLFTNDTEFAQALLDPITHVPKSYHVQIDRIADDSMLSAMTSGLRHDGELLRATSARKLREGDRNSWIEVELQEGRNRQIRRMLEALDIACLRLVRVAIGGLELGDLPRGSVRALNEAELKDLRRKVSASKKIRD from the coding sequence GTGAAAGGGCGGCACCCCCCGCAGAAAACACGCGAACGCAACAGACCCGAGGCTGAGCCGGCCGGCAAGCGGGTTACGCTTCCACGTGCCCTCTCCAAGCTCGGCTATTGCTCCCGCACGCAGGCAGAGCGTCTGATTGCCGAAAGCCGTGTGGTCATCGGTGATCGTGTCGTCACCGATCCATCGACATGGGTCGATCTTTCGACCGCCATCATAAAGGTCGATGGCAGAAAAATCGCCGCCGAGGCGAGGATCTATCTGATGCTCAACAAGCCGCGCGGTCTCGTGACCACTCGCCACGATCCCGAGGGGCGGCCGACAGTCTATGATTGCCTGACCGATTTCGATGTTCCGCACCTCTCGCCCGTCGGACGCCTCGATAGGGCAAGCGAAGGGCTTCTGCTCTTTACCAACGACACGGAGTTTGCGCAGGCACTGCTCGATCCGATCACGCACGTCCCCAAGTCCTATCACGTGCAGATCGACCGGATCGCCGACGACAGCATGCTATCGGCCATGACATCAGGCCTTCGGCACGACGGTGAATTGCTGCGCGCCACATCTGCGCGAAAGCTGCGCGAGGGCGACCGTAACTCCTGGATCGAAGTGGAGCTGCAGGAAGGCCGCAACCGGCAGATCCGCCGGATGTTGGAAGCACTCGATATCGCCTGCCTGCGGCTCGTACGTGTGGCTATCGGCGGGCTGGAGCTCGGCGACCTGCCAAGGGGATCGGTCAGGGCGCTCAACGAGGCCGAACTGAAGGATCTTCGCCGGAAGGTCAGTGCCAGCAAGAAAATACGGGATTGA
- a CDS encoding phosphoribosyltransferase, giving the protein MMPHDFWQQIHPPGSFETGGDFTSFFVAELEDGRQLRLPIRVLADGEHALASLIINQASFAVLDALAENLAAKIEPFAIDVIAGLPTLGLTLAAAVAQKLGHHRYVPLGTSRKFWYREELSVALSSITTPEQEKRLYVDPRMLPLLEGRRVALIDDVISSGTSIVAGLGLLAGCGIEPVVVGAAMLQSDRWRAELDSAGPQWQARTKGVFATPILERTAEGKWCKPA; this is encoded by the coding sequence ATGATGCCGCATGATTTCTGGCAGCAAATCCATCCACCCGGCAGTTTCGAAACAGGTGGCGACTTCACATCCTTCTTCGTAGCGGAGCTGGAAGATGGCAGGCAATTGCGGCTGCCGATCCGCGTGCTCGCTGATGGCGAGCATGCGTTGGCCTCGCTGATCATCAATCAGGCGAGCTTCGCGGTGCTGGATGCGCTCGCTGAAAACCTCGCAGCAAAGATAGAACCTTTCGCCATCGACGTGATCGCCGGCCTGCCGACACTCGGTCTCACACTTGCGGCGGCAGTGGCCCAGAAGCTCGGCCATCACCGTTATGTGCCGCTCGGTACCTCCCGCAAATTCTGGTATCGCGAAGAACTGTCGGTCGCCCTCTCATCGATCACCACACCGGAGCAAGAGAAGCGCCTGTACGTCGATCCGCGCATGCTGCCTCTTCTGGAAGGCCGCCGTGTCGCGCTGATCGACGACGTTATATCGAGCGGAACCTCTATTGTCGCCGGGCTCGGTCTGCTGGCAGGCTGCGGCATAGAACCCGTCGTCGTCGGTGCGGCCATGCTGCAATCAGACCGTTGGCGCGCGGAACTCGACAGCGCGGGACCTCAATGGCAGGCACGCACGAAAGGCGTTTTCGCAACGCCTATCCTCGAGCGGACAGCCGAAGGAAAATGGTGTAAACCGGCCTGA
- a CDS encoding SLC13 family permease gives MTPEQAALLILLVAMLFLFSLDRLRIEVIAIGGLLAGYVLGLYPADGIFAGFASPVVITVVEILLIVQVLARTKLFDSLAERFVVSRLSHFQVISGVSAFSGFVSIFMNNIGAFAITLPLVLRLSAVMGIPRRQLVMPVSFAALLGGLVSLIGTPANLLVSDALEKATGKGFRFFDFAYVGLPVAILGILLITLIAQRLFSEPDEPAAAPHPPARRIVVERSIPEHSPLVGATLAQCPERFGIQPHALVRDGAFVFGPLEQSVIQPGDVLLAQGADLIFANLAACQALVPEAHPHGLQPDFASIEAVVMPESTVVGSRIASLEVFRNRGVTVSALSMRSPRIEGRFADLQLSIGDILVLEGPKAAIAEALEECECLPLASAVPFPTSSASWRPFAIFACGVGASAFGLRPDIALAFVVLALALVGYLNIRHAMADLNWPIIIMLGAMIPIGQAVVTTGTAETIAAWLGLAFPIGHPLWGIALVLFLAMALTPFVNNATVAIVLAPIALEFARVGQHAPQAYLIAVAAGASQDFLTPFGHHNNTLSMSIGSYRFGDFLRAGWPLTLAGYILTLILIALFWL, from the coding sequence ATGACGCCTGAGCAAGCAGCCCTGCTGATCCTGCTGGTGGCGATGCTCTTTCTGTTCTCCCTCGATCGCTTGCGCATCGAAGTTATCGCGATCGGCGGATTGCTTGCGGGCTATGTGCTCGGTCTTTACCCCGCCGACGGCATTTTTGCCGGCTTCGCAAGCCCCGTTGTCATCACCGTCGTGGAAATCCTGCTGATCGTCCAGGTCCTGGCGCGAACCAAACTCTTTGATAGCCTCGCCGAGCGCTTCGTCGTATCGCGCCTTTCGCATTTTCAGGTGATATCTGGTGTCTCCGCCTTCAGCGGTTTCGTCTCGATCTTCATGAACAATATCGGCGCTTTCGCGATTACCCTGCCGCTGGTGCTGCGACTGAGCGCCGTCATGGGCATTCCGCGTCGGCAGCTCGTGATGCCGGTCTCCTTCGCCGCTCTTCTCGGCGGTCTCGTTTCGCTGATCGGCACGCCTGCCAATCTTCTCGTCAGTGATGCGCTTGAAAAAGCCACGGGCAAAGGTTTCCGCTTCTTCGATTTTGCCTATGTCGGCCTGCCAGTCGCCATTCTGGGCATTCTGCTGATTACGCTGATCGCACAGCGATTGTTTTCCGAGCCGGACGAACCCGCGGCAGCGCCCCATCCCCCCGCCCGTCGCATCGTCGTCGAGCGCAGCATTCCCGAACATTCGCCACTCGTCGGCGCAACACTTGCTCAATGTCCGGAACGTTTCGGCATTCAGCCGCATGCCCTCGTCCGCGACGGGGCCTTCGTCTTCGGCCCACTCGAACAGTCAGTCATCCAGCCGGGCGACGTTCTCCTGGCCCAAGGTGCGGATTTGATCTTCGCGAATCTGGCCGCCTGCCAGGCGCTGGTGCCGGAAGCCCATCCGCACGGGCTGCAGCCGGATTTCGCCAGCATCGAAGCCGTCGTCATGCCGGAAAGCACCGTCGTCGGCTCGCGTATCGCATCGCTGGAGGTCTTCCGCAATCGCGGGGTCACTGTCTCGGCACTGTCGATGCGCTCTCCCCGTATTGAAGGACGTTTTGCCGATCTGCAGCTTTCGATCGGCGATATCCTGGTGCTGGAAGGCCCGAAAGCGGCAATCGCGGAGGCGCTCGAGGAGTGCGAATGCCTGCCGCTTGCCTCCGCAGTGCCCTTCCCGACATCGTCGGCCTCGTGGCGACCCTTCGCGATCTTTGCCTGCGGCGTCGGTGCCTCCGCCTTCGGTCTTCGCCCCGATATCGCCCTTGCCTTCGTGGTGCTGGCGCTCGCCCTGGTCGGTTATCTCAATATTCGCCATGCGATGGCGGATCTCAACTGGCCGATCATTATCATGCTCGGAGCGATGATCCCGATCGGTCAGGCGGTGGTGACAACGGGCACGGCCGAGACCATTGCGGCATGGCTAGGCCTTGCCTTCCCGATCGGCCATCCCTTGTGGGGCATCGCGCTGGTTCTGTTTCTCGCCATGGCACTGACACCCTTCGTCAACAATGCGACGGTTGCGATCGTTCTGGCTCCGATAGCGCTGGAGTTCGCACGCGTCGGTCAGCATGCGCCGCAGGCCTATCTGATTGCGGTGGCGGCTGGCGCATCGCAGGATTTCCTGACTCCCTTTGGCCATCACAACAATACGCTGTCGATGAGCATCGGCAGCTATCGCTTCGGCGATTTCCTGCGCGCCGGCTGGCCGCTAACGCTCGCCGGCTATATACTCACGCTCATCCTCATTGCCCTCTTCTGGCTTTGA
- a CDS encoding phosphoribosylaminoimidazolesuccinocarboxamide synthase, with translation MRILSEAHFPELPNYYRGKVRENYDLADGRRIIISTDRLSAFDRILTCIPYKGQVLTQTARYWFEATKDICPNHVLDYPDPNVVIGKRLDILPVEIVVRGYLAGTTGTSILTLYKKGEREMYGMRLPDGMRDNQILPEPVITPTSKEFDGGHDEPLTPAEIVSRGLLTGEQWETLSKYALALFARGQEITAKRGLILVDTKYEFGTDENGNIILADEIHTPDSSRYWVAETYPAAFAAGNRPESFDKDFVRAWVVERCDPYKDAIPEIPVALIEQTSAVYIKAYEWITGEHFVPDDRGETPAARVRTNLAPYFP, from the coding sequence GTGCGTATTCTCTCCGAAGCCCATTTCCCGGAACTGCCGAACTACTACCGTGGCAAGGTGCGCGAGAATTACGATCTTGCGGATGGGCGGCGCATCATCATCAGCACTGATCGGCTGAGCGCCTTCGACCGCATTCTGACCTGCATCCCCTACAAGGGACAGGTGTTGACGCAGACAGCCCGCTACTGGTTCGAAGCGACGAAGGACATCTGCCCCAACCACGTTCTCGACTATCCCGATCCGAATGTCGTCATTGGCAAGCGGCTCGATATTCTTCCCGTCGAGATCGTCGTGCGCGGCTATCTCGCCGGCACGACCGGCACGTCGATCCTCACACTCTATAAGAAGGGCGAGCGCGAAATGTACGGCATGCGCCTGCCCGACGGCATGCGCGACAACCAGATTCTTCCAGAACCGGTCATCACGCCGACCAGCAAGGAATTTGACGGCGGTCACGACGAACCGCTGACGCCGGCTGAAATCGTCAGCCGCGGGCTATTGACTGGAGAACAGTGGGAAACGCTTTCCAAGTATGCGCTGGCGCTTTTCGCTCGCGGCCAGGAAATAACGGCAAAACGCGGCCTGATCCTCGTCGACACCAAATATGAATTCGGCACGGACGAGAACGGCAACATCATTCTCGCCGACGAGATCCATACGCCCGACAGCAGCCGCTACTGGGTAGCAGAAACCTATCCCGCTGCTTTCGCAGCGGGCAATCGCCCGGAAAGCTTCGACAAGGACTTTGTCCGCGCCTGGGTAGTCGAACGCTGCGATCCCTACAAGGATGCGATTCCGGAAATTCCGGTCGCGTTGATCGAGCAAACCTCGGCCGTCTATATCAAAGCCTATGAGTGGATCACCGGTGAACACTTCGTACCCGACGACCGCGGCGAAACGCCCGCCGCGCGTGTCCGCACAAATCTCGCGCCCTATTTCCCCTGA
- a CDS encoding TetR family transcriptional regulator — protein MARRPRRKAEETREDILSMAETLFRQHGFVAVSIADIAASLHMSPANVFKHFHSKAVLVDAIAERHLGNATERFAAVDTSLPPKEQLLSFVLRLLDSHLQDIQQNPYIFEMVISTIDAKLDAGHRYRERIEQKLGEIIREGVAVGNYHCDNTDAAARTVADVLACVLHPILIAKDDKNTLVHRAETIVCFVDAALQNNPC, from the coding sequence ATGGCACGCAGGCCCAGACGCAAGGCCGAAGAGACCCGGGAGGATATCCTCTCGATGGCGGAGACGCTGTTTCGCCAGCACGGATTTGTGGCGGTTTCCATCGCCGATATCGCCGCCTCGCTACACATGTCACCGGCCAACGTCTTCAAGCATTTCCACTCCAAGGCGGTCCTCGTCGATGCGATTGCCGAGCGCCATCTCGGCAATGCAACAGAGCGCTTCGCCGCAGTCGACACCAGCCTGCCGCCGAAGGAGCAGTTGCTGAGCTTCGTCCTGCGCCTCCTCGACAGCCATCTGCAGGACATCCAGCAGAACCCCTACATCTTCGAAATGGTGATCTCTACTATCGATGCCAAGCTCGACGCTGGCCATCGCTATCGCGAGCGAATAGAGCAGAAACTCGGCGAGATCATCCGTGAAGGTGTGGCTGTAGGCAATTACCATTGCGACAATACGGACGCGGCAGCCCGCACCGTTGCAGACGTTCTCGCCTGTGTTCTGCATCCCATTCTCATTGCCAAGGACGACAAAAACACGCTTGTCCATCGTGCGGAAACAATCGTGTGTTTCGTGGATGCCGCACTGCAAAATAACCCTTGCTAA
- a CDS encoding efflux RND transporter periplasmic adaptor subunit — protein MTRRALIVSSALLLVLGLAACNDSGSKPAGNPGAGGAAQQAAPVGVVTLKKDTYPITTILPGRAEAFQVADIRPQVSGIIREIAFREGGEVKKGDLLYQIDDAAYRAAVEQAQAAISKAQASVPSAQSNFDRYQRLVGSGATQIEFETARTALAQANAEVEAAKAALTSAQIDLDHTKIVAPFDGIIDQTAYNVGNLVAANQSTALTTIRQLDPIYISLTESSTNLLKLRDAIAAGEVKGEDNNVAFRLILEDGREYNQKGKLDMSKQVVSETTGTFIIRVVFPNPDRVVLPGMYVRATVELGAETGYSLPQLSTTRDANGRLTAQFISAEGKVETRVFQNATPSNNSWLVTEGVKDGDQLIVSGLQSIVSGMPVKPVPMKINDNGVVVPADQPVAGGEPKPAAK, from the coding sequence ATGACCAGGCGCGCCCTCATCGTCTCCTCGGCCCTCTTGCTCGTTTTGGGCCTCGCCGCCTGCAACGACAGCGGCAGCAAGCCCGCCGGCAATCCAGGCGCTGGCGGTGCCGCCCAGCAGGCCGCCCCGGTCGGTGTGGTCACGCTGAAGAAGGACACCTATCCGATCACCACGATCCTGCCCGGCCGCGCCGAAGCCTTCCAGGTGGCCGATATCCGCCCGCAGGTGAGCGGTATCATCCGCGAGATCGCCTTTAGGGAGGGCGGTGAAGTCAAGAAGGGCGACCTGCTCTATCAGATCGACGATGCGGCCTATCGCGCCGCTGTCGAGCAGGCCCAGGCGGCCATCTCCAAGGCTCAGGCAAGCGTGCCGAGCGCCCAAAGCAATTTCGACCGCTACCAGCGGCTTGTCGGCAGCGGCGCGACGCAGATCGAGTTCGAAACCGCCCGCACAGCGCTGGCCCAGGCAAATGCCGAAGTCGAAGCGGCCAAGGCCGCGCTGACATCGGCGCAGATCGACCTTGACCACACGAAGATCGTTGCGCCCTTCGACGGCATTATCGACCAGACCGCCTATAATGTCGGCAACCTCGTTGCCGCCAACCAGTCGACCGCGCTGACCACGATCCGCCAGCTTGATCCGATCTATATTTCGCTGACGGAATCGAGCACCAACCTTTTGAAGCTGCGCGATGCGATCGCTGCCGGGGAGGTCAAGGGCGAGGACAACAATGTTGCCTTCCGCCTGATCCTCGAAGATGGCCGCGAATATAATCAGAAGGGCAAGCTGGACATGTCGAAGCAGGTCGTCAGCGAAACGACCGGTACCTTCATTATCCGCGTTGTCTTCCCGAATCCGGACCGTGTCGTCCTGCCGGGCATGTATGTGCGCGCGACGGTCGAGCTCGGTGCCGAGACAGGATATTCCCTGCCGCAGCTTTCGACGACCCGCGATGCCAACGGCCGCCTGACCGCACAGTTCATCTCCGCCGAGGGCAAGGTCGAGACCCGCGTCTTCCAGAATGCTACGCCCTCCAACAATTCCTGGCTCGTAACCGAGGGCGTGAAGGACGGCGATCAGCTGATCGTCAGCGGCCTCCAGTCGATTGTATCAGGCATGCCGGTGAAGCCGGTTCCGATGAAGATCAATGATAACGGCGTGGTTGTCCCTGCCGATCAGCCCGTGGCCGGAGGCGAACCGAAGCCCGCAGCAAAGTGA